In the genome of Candidatus Cloacimonadota bacterium, the window TTGCAAAGCCTCTTAGGCACAAATGATAACACTTTTTTTGACGCCAAAAATGGAAGGGAAGCTCTGAAGATTTTAGCCGAGCAAGAAATCGATCTTGTAATTAGCGATATTCTAATGCCAATAATGGATGGCTTTACTCTGTGTAAAGAGATTCGAAGCAACCCCAAACTTCACAACATTCCCTTCATTGTTTTTACTGCAACCTACACTGGTCAAAAAGACGAAGTATTGGCGCGGAAGATGGGTGCAGACGATTTTATTGTGAAGCCATGCGAACCAGATGAGCTAGTTCGCAGAATTGATAAAACAATTAAGCATCAAAACAGCCGCAATCGTTTGGAAGACATACAGACATATAATGATGAAACCGTGCTGAAACTGTACAATGAACGTTTGGTGCGAAAACTTGAAGATAAAATGCTGGAAATGGAAAATGAGGTTTTAGAACGCAAAAAAGCCATTGTGGCTCTACAAAGGAGTGAAGGTATTCTAAAGGCTACTCAATCACTAGGTAAACTTGGTGGTTGGGAAATTGACATGCAAAATGGGGAAGTATATTGGACCGAAGAAATGTATCGCCTGCATGATATTGAACCGGGATCAATATCTGGTGATGATTTGATTGCCGCCAGTTTAGAGGGATACCCCGAAGAGTCACGCTTAAAGCTGCAAGAATACTTTCAAACAATACGCGAAAAAGGAACTGCCTACACTTTGGAATCTTGGTTTACAACCCAAAAAAACCGAAAGATATATATCCGCACCAGTGCTATTGCCAAAATGGAAAATGGTAAAACCACACATATTCTAGGTATATTTCAAGATATTAGCGAACAGAAAAATGCAGAAATAAAGCACCAAGAGCTGATGCAGCAGCTCCGCCAAGCGCAAAAACTTGATTCTATTGGACAGCTTGCTGGCGGCGTAGCTCACGATTTCAACAACATCCTTACTGTGATATTGGGATATTCTGAGGAGATATTAAACACATTACATCAAAGGGACCCAATTAGACAAGACATCCAAGAAATAGCCAGTGCAGGACAGCGGGCAGCAACCCTTACAAGGCAACTCCTTACTTTTAGCCGAAAGCAAGTAATAAAACCTCAGTTAATGAATATCAATGAGGCTATTGGCAACCTCTCCAAAATGTTGAAGCGCCTCATTGGTGAAGACATCGATTTTGTATTAGATTTGGGTACTAATGTGCCCGAATTCATGGCAGATGTAGGACAGATCGAACAAGTTATTATGAATCTGGTTATTAATGCCAGAGAGGCAATGCAGATGGGAGGTACACTAACCATTAAAACCTTTGGTTATACTGCCGATGATAGTTTTTGCTCCAAGCATCCTATGATTAGCGGAAAGCATTTTGCTGTTCTGCGAATTTGCGATACCGGCTCTGGAATGGATAAAGAAACAATGGAACACATTTTTGAACCATTTTTCACTACCAAAGCCAAAGGTCATGGAACGGGCTTGGGACTACCCACCGTGTATGGGATTGTGCGTCAAGCCGGAGGCAATATCCATGTGGAAAGTACTCCTGGTAAGGGAGCCAGCTTTGTTATTTTGCTTCCTGCTACTGAACAAAGCTTAGAAACCCCAACAGCTCCAACTGTGCCTACCCATACCACCGGAAATAAAGAGCTGGTGTTGGTTGTGGAAGATGATCCTGCCATCTCTGATCTTAGCGGAAAAATTATCCAAAAAATGGGGTTTAGCGTAAAGCTTGCCTCAAGCGCAGATCAAGCATTAGTGATGATCGAAGATGAAGGATTGCGTCCCAAACTTGTAATCTCAGATGTGGTTATGCCAGGCTTGAGTGGCATAGAACTGGCTGCTATAATCAAATTCAAGCATCCTGAAATGAAGTTTCTACTGATGTCTGGATACACCGAAACCGTTATTGCAAAACATGGTGATGTAGATCCCAAAATTCCTTTTCTGCACAAGCCGTTCACTCACCAAGAGCTGTTGCATAAAATTGAGCAAGCACTAGAAACTTAATATAGATGTACTATACTGCTCCCATTATACATCATGATTACCAAAAACACGAATATAATATTTGGACCCTTACGCTTGGGTGATGATTCAACAAGTCTAGAAATAAATACAAGCCAGCATAAATGCGTAAACAAATGTTTATCTATTACTTAGCGCCCTATTTATGTGAGTAGCCGCCCATGTTCCGATTTAGAATACTGCCCCATAAACAATTCCTATATCCTATAAATAAAGTGGGATTATTTGCTCACTCGTTTATAATATTATATAAAACGACAATTTGTATTTTGCTTGAAGTTCTTTAATAAAGGAGTTTGTTATGAATGCAAGAGAAATTAGAAATGGCATCATGCTGTTAGGAGTACAGGATTGGTCTCGACGCTTGTTTGATTCTCTAATTCCGCTTCCAGACGGCACAAGTTACAATTCATATCTAATACCAGGATCACAAAAAACTGCGCTTATCGATACGGTTGATCCCGATTTTGAACATACCTTGATAAACCAGCTAAAAGAAATACCGAAGCTTGATTATGTGGTATCCCTGCATGCCGAGCAAGATCACTCCGGAAGTTTACCTATGGTGTTAAAAAAGTATCCAGAATCTGTTTTAATATGTTCTGCAAAAGCCAAACCACTTCTGATGGAGCATCTCAATATTCCTTTGGAGCGCATTAGAACCGTTGACGATAACGAAGAAATCTCTCTGGGAGATCGTACTTTACGCTTTATTTATACGCCATGGGTACATTGGCCAGAAACTATGAGTGCCTATCTACCCGAAGACCGTATGCTGTTCAGTTGCGATTTTATGGGTTCACACTTGGCGGGAACACGTATGTACGCCGGCGATGATCCCAATGTTTTGGATGCTGCAAAACGTTATTATGCCGAGATTATGATGCCTTTTCGCAGCATGATAAAATCGAATATAGAAAAGCTAAGGCCACTTGAATTTGACCTTATTTGCCCTAGCCACGGACCCATTTGGGATAATCCGGAAACAATTATGAATGCCTATGCTAAATGGATTTCTGATGCAAGTGAAAATAAGGTAGTAATCCCATATATCTCCATGCACGGCAGCACCGCCAAGATGGTAGAATATCTTACTTCAGAACTGGCAGATCGCCACGTGGAAGTTAATCTATTCGATTTAGCGGTTACCGATATTGGTAAACTCGCAATGGAATTAGTAGATGCAACAACAATTGTGATTGGTACTCCCACAGTACATGTAGGTCCCCATCCCAATGTTGCTTATGCTACAATTTTAGCCAACGCCATAAAGCCTAAAGCCAAGTATGCCGCAGTAATTGGATCGTATGGATGGGCAAGCAAGGCAGTTGAGCATATATCCGCAATGATACCGGCTCTGAAAGTAGAAGTGTTAGGTTCGGTTCTCTGCAAGGGAGAGCCCAATGCTAAAACATATCAAGAGCTTAGCGATCTAGCAGAGTTAATTGCCTCAAAGCATAATATATAATATACTTCTTCATGATTGATGCCCGTGCTTTAAGTACGGGCATCATATATTTTTTGAGTACAAATCTTCATAATTATGCGCTCAAATAGCTATTGTACATGGCTCAAGAAGCTAATATTGAGCTGATATTAGCCATTCTGATTGTAGAGAAAGAAGTTAGAGACCGTCGCATATCCATATATAGCAGATTTTTTGTGCACGAAATATCGGTTTTGTGGGCTTTTCCCGATCGTGGCTATGCCCACCCACAACCCTTGTTGTATGAGGCTCTGTCCCACGCCCAGCTTGTTTAGCGATCTTTCTAATATAAAAAAAGCTTGCCAAAAGAAGCATATCCTTAAATATAGGTTATTATAATACCCTTATGAGGATGGATATTAAATGAAACGGCTTGCGATCAGCATTCTGGCAATGATATTGCTGTTTGGCTGCGTGCATTATCAAGAAGAACTCTGGTTACATAGAGATGGCTCTGGCAAAGCTAAATTACGCCTAATCAACCGATCTCCCTATGAAAACACTGAGGAAATTCTCAGAAAAGCAGATCTACCCGGCATTAGCCTCGAAAGCTACAATGTAAGTCGTCAAGGACCGGATGTAATCTACGATATCGTCTTCAAATTCAACAATATCGAAGCTTTCAACAACGTTAACGACCAATTAGGTGCAGCAGATTTTTGGGGAAAAATAACTCTCAATAAAGAGCATGGTCGCCGCATTACGTTTAAACGCCGCATAGCATTGGGTAGCCAAGAAAATGATGATGAACTGGAAAGCTTTTTTAGTCAGATTCAGGGAGAGTATCCTACTTGGAGTTACAAACTTCACGTCCCCTGGAAAATCACCAATAGCAATGCTGCTCCCGAAAATGTAGATATCAAAGGCAAAACCATTACTTGGAACTACAACACGGCAAAGATGTGGAATAATTACGAATACATGAGTGCCGAATTTCGCAAAGAGCTACCTTGGTTTGTGTTCGTTATTGCCTTTATCAGCCTTATCCTTATTGTGTTTGTAATGTTTTGGCTCTTCCGCATTAGCAAAAAATCTCACCTTATAGATAGGGTAAAGCATCATTCTTAATGAGCTTCATACCAGTTCTTCCCA includes:
- a CDS encoding response regulator, with the translated sequence MRILNVDDNSDNLLLLQSLLGTNDNTFFDAKNGREALKILAEQEIDLVISDILMPIMDGFTLCKEIRSNPKLHNIPFIVFTATYTGQKDEVLARKMGADDFIVKPCEPDELVRRIDKTIKHQNSRNRLEDIQTYNDETVLKLYNERLVRKLEDKMLEMENEVLERKKAIVALQRSEGILKATQSLGKLGGWEIDMQNGEVYWTEEMYRLHDIEPGSISGDDLIAASLEGYPEESRLKLQEYFQTIREKGTAYTLESWFTTQKNRKIYIRTSAIAKMENGKTTHILGIFQDISEQKNAEIKHQELMQQLRQAQKLDSIGQLAGGVAHDFNNILTVILGYSEEILNTLHQRDPIRQDIQEIASAGQRAATLTRQLLTFSRKQVIKPQLMNINEAIGNLSKMLKRLIGEDIDFVLDLGTNVPEFMADVGQIEQVIMNLVINAREAMQMGGTLTIKTFGYTADDSFCSKHPMISGKHFAVLRICDTGSGMDKETMEHIFEPFFTTKAKGHGTGLGLPTVYGIVRQAGGNIHVESTPGKGASFVILLPATEQSLETPTAPTVPTHTTGNKELVLVVEDDPAISDLSGKIIQKMGFSVKLASSADQALVMIEDEGLRPKLVISDVVMPGLSGIELAAIIKFKHPEMKFLLMSGYTETVIAKHGDVDPKIPFLHKPFTHQELLHKIEQALET
- a CDS encoding FprA family A-type flavoprotein: MNAREIRNGIMLLGVQDWSRRLFDSLIPLPDGTSYNSYLIPGSQKTALIDTVDPDFEHTLINQLKEIPKLDYVVSLHAEQDHSGSLPMVLKKYPESVLICSAKAKPLLMEHLNIPLERIRTVDDNEEISLGDRTLRFIYTPWVHWPETMSAYLPEDRMLFSCDFMGSHLAGTRMYAGDDPNVLDAAKRYYAEIMMPFRSMIKSNIEKLRPLEFDLICPSHGPIWDNPETIMNAYAKWISDASENKVVIPYISMHGSTAKMVEYLTSELADRHVEVNLFDLAVTDIGKLAMELVDATTIVIGTPTVHVGPHPNVAYATILANAIKPKAKYAAVIGSYGWASKAVEHISAMIPALKVEVLGSVLCKGEPNAKTYQELSDLAELIASKHNI